AGCTCTGGAGGCCATAGATGAGCTGGATCTTTTCGGAGCCCACGGAGGGCCGAAGTCAGTCATCCATGTGTTGCCTGATGAAGTGGAACATTGTCAGGTACCGTTGGCTTTACCTTCAGCCATCTTAGCATCATCTCTGCTCATCTTTCTCCCACTGAGCTTCCCTGTGTGTTTCCCCTCAGTCCATCCTGTGCTCCATGCTGCCAAGAGCTTCAACTTCAAAGGAGATAGACGCGGGCCTTCTGTCGGTCATTTCCTTCCCTGCTTTCGCTGTTGAGGACGCCGACCTGGTGGCCATTACTAAGTCGGAAATCATAAGCAAACTGCAGGTACAGCTTGAGCAAGACAAACACAATCTGCACAGAAACACTGCTCCGTTTAGTATTTAAccctagcatgctaacatttgtacTATTTGGTATCATTTCAGGGTCGCTATGGCTGCTGCCGCTTCATCAGGGATGGATATCGTTGCCCCAGAGaggtaaaatataaaaataagtcACACTCTACGCCTAAATCATGAAACAAGAGAAGACGTGCACCTTTTGAGTGGATGTCAGCGGATGGTTTCGTatgatttttctttctgttgtaAAACAATTGTGCATTGTGTGATTTAAACTACAGTTTGTTTTGTCACTAGGACCCATCTCGGCTGCACTACGATCCTGCTGAGCTCAAGCTGTTTGAAAATATCGAATGTGAGTGGCCCGTGTTCTGGACCTACCTCATCCTTGACGGTATCTTTGCTGATGATCAAGTGCAGGTAACAAAAGCAAACACACTGGTCCATATGCACTTTTAGCTGTACTTACACAGTCATGTATTCACTTTAAATGGCTGCTTGTGCTGCAGATGTGATATTAAACAAATgactgtgtgttctgttcaggtgcaGGAGTACCGTGAAGCACTGGAGGGCATTTTGATCAGAGGGAAGAATGGCATCAAACTGTTACCTGAACTCTATGCTGTACCTCGTGATAAGGTATTCCATCAGACAAATACAGCAGATGCACCTTTATTCAGGTCATATCTAATGCATGGTCTGATAAAACCTACAGACCAGTCTGAAGATACTTCATGAAGATGACGGGACTTGGTCTTTAtctttcaaaatgtttgtttttcatagAGTAGCTGAAAAATATGCAGATGTATTCTTTTTTGTTAGAGTCAAAAAAccttaacaagaatatttagcaGTCAAATGAGCAGACCAGGTAACATCTGTGCTCTGACATTGTGAAggctctctctgctgtcatgtatcttgtttgaatttttttcatCTATCTTTAGTTCTggttaatttcatttattttttagctCTGTCCACTGATTATTTTGTACATTTGACCAGTATAAATGATGGCATCAACGTCCTGTTTATGTACTGGATTCTCTAAATGCAGTCATCGCTACAGATTTTAATGTTTATACACTTTGCAAATAGTGTCAGGGATCATGTGACTATACTGCATATGTACCTCTGTACCTGTACATCAGGCAGCCACTTTTGAATGAGAACAAATGTTGCATCTCACAGGTGGAGGAGGAGTACAGAAATCCTCACACGGTGGACAGAGTGGCCATGGGACAGCTGCCACACATGTGGGGACAGTCACTCTACATCTTGAGCTGCCTTCTGGCCGAGGTATTCACAGGGCCGCTGTACACCTGCTCTAATGTTGGCTTGCAACTCAGCAGCTGCCTGTTATCCTCAGTAATAATACCCTAgtctctgtctgtttcactttttctttctgttttaagGGTTTTTTAGCACCAGGCGAAATAGATCCTCTCAACAGGAGATTCTCTACAAACTTCAAGCCAGATGTTGTGGTGCAAGGTTGGTGATTGATCATTAGTTTGAGGGAAATACCAGCCAAGAGGTTGGATTAGAAAATAGTTTGAATCCCAGaaaaagtggaaaaataaagaagaagaagacacacaAAACTTCATAAATAGACTGTCAAAGACTTAGTTCTAACGTATGATGTTATCATTGGTTTATGTGCAAATTTCCTTGTAGAAGGCAGATaatgatgtatttattttatatgtgtgtgtcagtttgtgtccTCGCAGAGTCGGAGGAGATCCAGGAGTTGTTAAGTGATTATGGGATTGTGGTCCAGACGATGTCAGAAGTTCTGCCTATCAGGGTCATGCCCGCTCGCATCCTGAGCCACGTCTATGTCAAATTGGGTAAACAAGCACTCTTCTCCTTAGCTTACAGGTGTGCAGGTGTCTATATGtgtaataataacattaacatgtcATCACAGGGAACTGCAAGAAACTGAATTTGAGCGGGAGGCCCTACAGGCACATCGGAGTTCTGGGAACGTCCAAATTCTACGAGATCAGAAATCGTTATTATATATTCACGCCCCAGGTAAAACTAGCTTGAGATGTTGTGTTGTTCATAATTACagtgactatgtttacatgcacaaaatattctggtttTTCCCCTTTTCCTGAAATGACAATATTCCTACAGAGCAGTTCACATCGCTAACTACAGTGAATATTCCATTAATATTTACGTTTTCATGCAGCATTGCGTACTCTGATTAATGTGCCCTGACATGTCGTTTataacataaaaatgtgataaagtgGAACAGCTGTAGCTGCTTGGGCCATTTGGcgtctttgcatcaaaatagtATTTTTTCGGAGTATCCCGACCGTTGTGGACTTGTCTGACCATATGAACACAGCCTCCCTTTCATTCCATCACCCACCTTCTTGAAAAAGTCGGCGTCGGTATGAgcgcatatccaaaaacctgttgatatccaagtctttcataatatTTAAACATAGGTGAGTTTCTCTTTCTAagcagaaatgtgggcttttcttttaaGCATGTATCTCTaccccagccttgcaaactgagGGCAAGTTTGGTTGTGTACAAGGCGTCTATCACAATGCACAGAGATGATCGTACACAAGCACAATACTACTGATTaacatttctttatttctttcttttctccagTTTCTGGATCACCACCATTTCTACCTGGCACTGGACAACCAGATGATTGTGGAGATGTTACGAACGGAGCTGGCCTATCTCTCCTCTTGCTGGAGGATGACAGGACGGCCCACACTCACCTTCCCCATCACCCGCAGCATGCTGGGTAATAAGGCTCTAAAGCCAAAGCAAATCAGTCTCACAGACCTTTATTTTCTAGAGTTAATTGAGGTTTTGGTGTGTGTAACTTTGCATTTAATATGTGGTTACTAAGCATGCAGCCTTGATCTTGAATGCGCACGCTGTAAATTTCCTGCTATTTTGTCAAATTATTTCGATGCACTTCACAGCATTTATTTACTCTTTATTTCCAGTTGAAGATGGAGATGCGCTTGATCCATGTATCCTAGCAACCCTCAGGAAATTACAGGATGGCTATTTTGCTGGAGCCAGGTCTGTTTCCATCTTCCAACACAGGACATCGTACTATTACTGcgtgttaaaatgtgtgtaaCATGACAGTGTTTGTCACCTCTCttgtgtgtgggggtgttttgtgTGGATGTTACTACAGGGTGCAGATGTCAGACCTCTCCAGTGTCCAGACCACCTCCTTCCACACTCACCTCAGCTTTCTGGATGAAGAGAACGATGACAGCTTACTcgaggatgaagatgatgacGATAATGACTCATATGGAGAGGAATATAACAGCTGTGGGCCCTCAGGTACTTActgatgaagtgtgtgtgttcctctctGTAgtattgaactgaactgtaagTACTGAATTGTATGTGTTTTATTCCAGAGGGCTCAAAAGACATGTTTGACCAGTACCTCACTcagctcctccacagcaccaccaccaccaagtgCCATCTTCCTCCCATCCAGTCAGGGCAGCACCACGTCTTCAGTGCTGAGCACACCACCAGAGACATCCTGTCTTTTATGGCTGAGGTCCAGGGACTGAATATGCCCAGTGAGTTATTAGGAATCTAATGATTAGTTGAATTCTGTTTCCTCTTTGATCAGTGATCCCTGTAATGCTGCTGTCGATGGCCGGGTCTTAAATTAGGTTGATGTTAAAGAAGTacttcactgctggaaaaatggggctgtctgtgcagtagaaagacaaaaatacttttgaagttggtgctacatgaccagagaaaacagaggaaatatccaaatctaagacaatattatgtctcatatcacaatattgatGTGATATCTATATATTATCCCTACTTCCAACTCTAAATATATTCTGATGCTGAAAGCAACAGCATCAAAaagccgactaatgacctttctggtcgactaacctTCGGTCGACTATTAGAGGGGCAGCCCTAACTGGCAGAATCTCAAAAATAGTCCTCTCTCACTTCATAACACATTGttataatatgtgtgtgtttttcagagtCTTCCATGTATCTACCTGTGACTCATCTTAAGAACAAACGCCGCAAAGCTCTCAACCTACTTGaagttcctcttcaccctcaaCATGTTAAGCAGCACAAGGTAGGCACTGTGTTCATCTTGTGACTTCAGTGTTGCTCTGTAGTGTATTAGTCTCACGCTGAACTCCTTCACAAGCCCCACAGTGCTGGTGATCTACACCTGCCTCGAGACTCTCATGGCAACACAGACTTTGCAGCGTTGGTGAGGCAGCTGAAGGAGTGTCCGACTCTGCAGGACCAGGCTGACATACTCTACATCCTTTACGTGATGAAGTACGGTCATAGAGATTGTCATCATTGTTGTGTCAATAAGTAAactatgttatttttttattttataatgacCCATCCTGTGTTTTCCTTCTGTTGAGCAGAGGAGCTGAGTGGCAGGTGGAGTTGTCAGGTCCCGGGCAGGGCGGGGTCAGCGTGCGCTCCCTGCTGGAGGAGCTGTATGTTCAAGCTGGAGCCTGCAAAGAGTGGGGACTCATCAGATACATCTCTGGGATATTACGCAAGCGAGTGGAGGTCCTGGCTGAGGTCAGTGATGAGTCATAGTTGTTTTTTATCTCAGCTGACCAAGGGGTGGTTCGGAAGCTTTTTAGAGACTTTACAGAACTGTCTTTTGGGCCATGGAGCAGGCTAGTTGAGTAGTATAGGTTACCATGGTTACTGAGCAGGGATTCATATAAGCTATAGTTATGGAACGGCTTGTTCACTTAAACTAGTGAGACCTATCAA
The Epinephelus lanceolatus isolate andai-2023 chromosome 2, ASM4190304v1, whole genome shotgun sequence DNA segment above includes these coding regions:
- the phka2 gene encoding phosphorylase b kinase regulatory subunit alpha, liver isoform isoform X1 — encoded protein: MRSRSNSGVRLDGYARLVQETILCHQNPVTGLLPASAQKKDAWVRDNVYSVLAVWALGMAYRKNADRDEDKAKAYELEQSVVKLMQGLLQCMMRQVAKVEKFKLTQSTKDCLHAKYDTPTCATVVGDDQWGHLQVDATSIYLLMLAQMTASGLCIISNLDEVAFIQNLVFYIEAAYKVADYGMWERGDKTNQGIPELNGSSVGIAKAALEAIDELDLFGAHGGPKSVIHVLPDEVEHCQSILCSMLPRASTSKEIDAGLLSVISFPAFAVEDADLVAITKSEIISKLQGRYGCCRFIRDGYRCPREDPSRLHYDPAELKLFENIECEWPVFWTYLILDGIFADDQVQVQEYREALEGILIRGKNGIKLLPELYAVPRDKVEEEYRNPHTVDRVAMGQLPHMWGQSLYILSCLLAEGFLAPGEIDPLNRRFSTNFKPDVVVQVCVLAESEEIQELLSDYGIVVQTMSEVLPIRVMPARILSHVYVKLGNCKKLNLSGRPYRHIGVLGTSKFYEIRNRYYIFTPQFLDHHHFYLALDNQMIVEMLRTELAYLSSCWRMTGRPTLTFPITRSMLVEDGDALDPCILATLRKLQDGYFAGARVQMSDLSSVQTTSFHTHLSFLDEENDDSLLEDEDDDDNDSYGEEYNSCGPSEGSKDMFDQYLTQLLHSTTTTKCHLPPIQSGQHHVFSAEHTTRDILSFMAEVQGLNMPKSSMYLPVTHLKNKRRKALNLLEVPLHPQHVKQHKPHSAGDLHLPRDSHGNTDFAALVRQLKECPTLQDQADILYILYVMKGAEWQVELSGPGQGGVSVRSLLEELYVQAGACKEWGLIRYISGILRKRVEVLAEACTDLISHHKQLTVGLPPEPRERVISVPLPPEELNTLIYEASGQDISIAVLTQEIMVYLAMYVRSQPALFGDMLRLRIGLIMQVMATELARSLHCSGEEASESLMSLSPFGMKNLLHHILSGKEFGVERSMRPIQSTATSPAISIHELGHTGATKTERSGIHKLKSEIKQLDDSRPLSILSGGLSLGSNVTSPRSTRCSSPSTPSGILSPVGTGPGDGQLNWEDRQGQWLRRRRLDGAINRVPMGFYQKVWKILQKCHGLSIDGYVLPSSTTREMTEGEIKFAVQVESVLNHVPQPEYRQLLVETVMVLGLIADVDVDSIGGIIHVDRILHLANDLFINDQKSHSASDYFLEKDPATGICNFFYDSAPSGGFGTMTYLSKAAITYVQDFLPSTSCLMQ
- the phka2 gene encoding phosphorylase b kinase regulatory subunit alpha, liver isoform isoform X3, which gives rise to MRSRSNSGVRLDGYARLVQETILCHQNPVTGLLPASAQKKDAWVRDNVYSVLAVWALGMAYRKNADRDEDKAKAYELEQSVVKLMQGLLQCMMRQVAKVEKFKLTQSTKDCLHAKYDTPTCATVVGDDQWGHLQVDATSIYLLMLAQMTASGLCIISNLDEVAFIQNLVFYIEAAYKVADYGMWERGDKTNQGIPELNGSSVGIAKAALEAIDELDLFGAHGGPKSVIHVLPDEVEHCQSILCSMLPRASTSKEIDAGLLSVISFPAFAVEDADLVAITKSEIISKLQGRYGCCRFIRDGYRCPREDPSRLHYDPAELKLFENIECEWPVFWTYLILDGIFADDQVQVQEYREALEGILIRGKNGIKLLPELYAVPRDKVEEEYRNPHTVDRVAMGQLPHMWGQSLYILSCLLAEGFLAPGEIDPLNRRFSTNFKPDVVVQVCVLAESEEIQELLSDYGIVVQTMSEVLPIRVMPARILSHVYVKLGNCKKLNLSGRPYRHIGVLGTSKFYEIRNRYYIFTPQFLDHHHFYLALDNQMIVEMLRTELAYLSSCWRMTGRPTLTFPITRSMLVEDGDALDPCILATLRKLQDGYFAGARVQMSDLSSVQTTSFHTHLSFLDEENDDSLLEDEDDDDNDSYGEEYNSCGPSEGSKDMFDQYLTQLLHSTTTTKCHLPPIQSGQHHVFSAEHTTRDILSFMAEVQGLNMPKSSMYLPVTHLKNKRRKALNLLEVPLHPQHVKQHKPHSAGDLHLPRDSHGNTDFAALVRQLKECPTLQDQADILYILYVMKGAEWQVELSGPGQGGVSVRSLLEELYVQAGACKEWGLIRYISGILRKRVEVLAEACTDLISHHKQLTVGLPPEPRERVISVPLPPEELNTLIYEASGQDISIAVLTQEIMVYLAMYVRSQPALFGDMLRLRIGLIMQVMATELARSLHCSGEEASESLMSLSPFGMKNLLHHILSGKEFGVERSMRPIQSTATSPAISIHELGHTGATKTERSGIHKLKSEIKQLDDSRPLSRCSSPSTPSGILSPVGTGPGDGQLNWEDRQGQWLRRRRLDGAINRVPMGFYQKVWKILQKCHGLSIDGYVLPSSTTREMTEGEIKFAVQVESVLNHVPQPEYRQLLVETVMVLGLIADVDVDSIGGIIHVDRILHLANDLFINDQKSHSASDYFLEKDPATGICNFFYDSAPSGGFGTMTYLSKAAITYVQDFLPSTSCLMQ
- the phka2 gene encoding phosphorylase b kinase regulatory subunit alpha, liver isoform isoform X2; this encodes MRSRSNSGVRLDGYARLVQETILCHQNPVTGLLPASAQKKDAWVRDNVYSVLAVWALGMAYRKNADRDEDKAKAYELEQSVVKLMQGLLQCMMRQVAKVEKFKLTQSTKDCLHAKYDTPTCATVVGDDQWGHLQVDATSIYLLMLAQMTASGLCIISNLDEVAFIQNLVFYIEAAYKVADYGMWERGDKTNQGIPELNGSSVGIAKAALEAIDELDLFGAHGGPKSVIHVLPDEVEHCQSILCSMLPRASTSKEIDAGLLSVISFPAFAVEDADLVAITKSEIISKLQGRYGCCRFIRDGYRCPREDPSRLHYDPAELKLFENIECEWPVFWTYLILDGIFADDQVQVQEYREALEGILIRGKNGIKLLPELYAVPRDKVEEEYRNPHTVDRVAMGQLPHMWGQSLYILSCLLAEGFLAPGEIDPLNRRFSTNFKPDVVVQVCVLAESEEIQELLSDYGIVVQTMSEVLPIRVMPARILSHVYVKLGNCKKLNLSGRPYRHIGVLGTSKFYEIRNRYYIFTPQFLDHHHFYLALDNQMIVEMLRTELAYLSSCWRMTGRPTLTFPITRSMLVEDGDALDPCILATLRKLQDGYFAGARVQMSDLSSVQTTSFHTHLSFLDEENDDSLLEDEDDDDNDSYGEEYNSCGPSEGSKDMFDQYLTQLLHSTTTTKCHLPPIQSGQHHVFSAEHTTRDILSFMAEVQGLNMPKSSMYLPVTHLKNKRRKALNLLEVPLHPQHVKQHKPHSAGDLHLPRDSHGNTDFAALVRQLKECPTLQDQADILYILYVMKGAEWQVELSGPGQGGVSVRSLLEELYVQAGACKEWGLIRYISGILRKRVEVLAEACTDLISHHKQLTVGLPPEPRERVISVPLPPEELNTLIYEASGQDISIAVLTQEIMVYLAMYVRSQPALFGDMLRLRIGLIMQVMATELARSLHCSGEEASESLMSLSPFGMKNLLHHILSGKEFGVERSMRPIQSTATSPAISIHELGHTGATKTERSGIHKLKSEIKQILSGGLSLGSNVTSPRSTRCSSPSTPSGILSPVGTGPGDGQLNWEDRQGQWLRRRRLDGAINRVPMGFYQKVWKILQKCHGLSIDGYVLPSSTTREMTEGEIKFAVQVESVLNHVPQPEYRQLLVETVMVLGLIADVDVDSIGGIIHVDRILHLANDLFINDQKSHSASDYFLEKDPATGICNFFYDSAPSGGFGTMTYLSKAAITYVQDFLPSTSCLMQ
- the phka2 gene encoding phosphorylase b kinase regulatory subunit alpha, liver isoform isoform X4 translates to MRSRSNSGVRLDGYARLVQETILCHQNPVTGLLPASAQKKDAWVRDNVYSVLAVWALGMAYRKNADRDEDKAKAYELEQSVVKLMQGLLQCMMRQVAKVEKFKLTQSTKDCLHAKYDTPTCATVVGDDQWGHLQVDATSIYLLMLAQMTASGLCIISNLDEVAFIQNLVFYIEAAYKVADYGMWERGDKTNQGIPELNGSSVGIAKAALEAIDELDLFGAHGGPKSVIHVLPDEVEHCQSILCSMLPRASTSKEIDAGLLSVISFPAFAVEDADLVAITKSEIISKLQGRYGCCRFIRDGYRCPREDPSRLHYDPAELKLFENIECEWPVFWTYLILDGIFADDQVQVQEYREALEGILIRGKNGIKLLPELYAVPRDKVEEEYRNPHTVDRVAMGQLPHMWGQSLYILSCLLAEGFLAPGEIDPLNRRFSTNFKPDVVVQVCVLAESEEIQELLSDYGIVVQTMSEVLPIRVMPARILSHVYVKLGNCKKLNLSGRPYRHIGVLGTSKFYEIRNRYYIFTPQFLDHHHFYLALDNQMIVEMLRTELAYLSSCWRMTGRPTLTFPITRSMLVEDGDALDPCILATLRKLQDGYFAGARVQMSDLSSVQTTSFHTHLSFLDEENDDSLLEDEDDDDNDSYGEEYNSCGPSEGSKDMFDQYLTQLLHSTTTTKCHLPPIQSGQHHVFSAEHTTRDILSFMAEVQGLNMPKSSMYLPVTHLKNKRRKALNLLEVPLHPQHVKQHKPHSAGDLHLPRDSHGNTDFAALVRQLKECPTLQDQADILYILYVMKGAEWQVELSGPGQGGVSVRSLLEELYVQAGACKEWGLIRYISGILRKRVEVLAEACTDLISHHKQLTVGLPPEPRERVISVPLPPEELNTLIYEASGQDISIAVLTQEIMVYLAMYVRSQPALFGDMLRLRIGLIMQVMATELARSLHCSGEEASESLMSLSPFGMKNLLHHILSGKEFGVERSMRPIQSTATSPAISIHELGHTGATKTERSGIHKLKSEIKQRCSSPSTPSGILSPVGTGPGDGQLNWEDRQGQWLRRRRLDGAINRVPMGFYQKVWKILQKCHGLSIDGYVLPSSTTREMTEGEIKFAVQVESVLNHVPQPEYRQLLVETVMVLGLIADVDVDSIGGIIHVDRILHLANDLFINDQKSHSASDYFLEKDPATGICNFFYDSAPSGGFGTMTYLSKAAITYVQDFLPSTSCLMQ